GCTTGAGGCGGGAAGGCGTCGGAACCGCTCTGCGTCGGCGGCAGGAGCGGGGATGCGCGCAGTGCTGTTGACGGCACAGCGCGTCGTTACTGTAGGGCGAATTCCTCGGCCCCAGGTGGGTCACCCACGGGATGTGTTGCTGCGCATGCTCTATGCCGGCATCTGTGGCTCGGACCTGCACTATTTTCGCGAAGGGCGTATCGGCGACCAAAAGGTCCGGTTCCCCATGGTGGTGGGGCACGAGGGCGTGGCCGAGGTGGCTGAGGTAGGCGACGAGGTACGCACGCTGCGGCCCGGGGACAAGGTTGTTCTTGACCCGGCCATCTCGTGCGGCTCCTGCGATCAGTGCCAGGTCGGACGCCCACACACGTGCCGGAGTCTTCGCTTTCTCGGCAGCCCTGGAGGGCCCGCAGGGTGTATGGCTGAGTATGTGGTCCTCCCTGAGCACTGTTGTCACCCGTTGCCTGCGGGGGTGCCGTTTCAGCATGGGGTTTTGGCAGAGCCTCTTTCGGTGGCGCTGCATGCGTTACGGCTGTTGGGACAGCACCCGCC
Above is a genomic segment from candidate division KSB1 bacterium containing:
- a CDS encoding alcohol dehydrogenase catalytic domain-containing protein, with translation MQELEAGRRRNRSASAAGAGMRAVLLTAQRVVTVGRIPRPQVGHPRDVLLRMLYAGICGSDLHYFREGRIGDQKVRFPMVVGHEGVAEVAEVGDEVRTLRPGDKVVLDPAISCGSCDQCQVGRPHTCRSLRFLGSPGGPAGCMAEYVVLPEHCCHPLPAGVPFQHGVLAEPLSVALHALRLLGQHPPRSMAILGAGPVGLCLLAAAQRAGVRYLFVSDPLSWRREAALRMGAELALNPNLTDVVAEVLAAMPQGVDAVVECCGEQQALDQAVKMLAPGGTLAIVGIPRANRVRFDISTLRRKELRILNVRRQNKTLAEAVAILPLETELVTHEYALAEAQRGFLAASEYLEGVIKSVICLA